A section of the Candidatus Omnitrophota bacterium genome encodes:
- a CDS encoding prepilin-type N-terminal cleavage/methylation domain-containing protein has product MIFNILNYRLKSSVLRYKRGITFVELLIAILIFSIIVTSLYSAFRVGLTAYKRGERFASCYQGIRLALDSIALDLRNSYKFSESDVRFKAEESKVSFYTLKNFTSEQHKDNFQICKIEYWKEDKELFRKVFAGNLAFSEEEVSAGLLLDNLSEFSIEFPYKDEEAQSVVWNDYWLASDELPLAVKIYLKIDEPETGQPIELTKIIYIPTGELGRPEE; this is encoded by the coding sequence ATGATTTTTAATATCTTAAACTATCGGCTAAAGAGTAGTGTGCTTAGGTATAAGAGAGGCATAACTTTTGTTGAGCTCTTAATTGCAATTTTGATATTTTCCATTATTGTTACCTCGCTGTATTCGGCATTTAGAGTAGGATTGACTGCATACAAAAGAGGTGAGAGGTTTGCCTCTTGCTATCAAGGGATACGTCTGGCCTTAGATTCAATTGCCTTGGATTTACGAAATAGCTATAAATTTTCTGAATCCGATGTCAGATTTAAAGCAGAAGAATCGAAGGTCTCATTTTATACTCTTAAGAATTTTACTTCAGAACAACATAAAGATAACTTTCAGATTTGCAAGATAGAATATTGGAAAGAGGATAAAGAATTATTTAGAAAGGTTTTTGCTGGCAATTTGGCATTTTCCGAAGAAGAAGTAAGTGCTGGTCTCCTGCTGGATAATTTAAGTGAATTCAGCATTGAATTTCCCTATAAAGATGAAGAGGCTCAATCAGTAGTTTGGAATGATTACTGGCTGGCAAGCGATGAGTTGCCTTTAGCAGTAAAGATTTATTTGAAGATAGATGAACCTGAAACGGGCCAACCCATAGAGTTGACAAAAATCATATATATTCCGACGGGAGAATTAGGAAGGCCTGAGGAATAA
- a CDS encoding PilN domain-containing protein, producing the protein MKRLKAKKNVFSSVELNHDSIKIAQAESILGKPKFTHLFYSRVGDLSKKETQGKIRSLLSKEQIEITNCLLCLPRHNVTTRYLKLPSLEEQEIEKMLMLQIPKLLPYAPGEILSSYKKITSDSEGYTYCIVILAQENLVRRYLSFLKAIGIEASSVILSSEVCAHWLRFINKVNIKNETIVLIDVDTSSVDIMIINGGELIFTRSFSRELQDTQGLSWQNKLQDEIRRTLETAEKEIGKQNITRLILSGSRLATKDTDKALSENFSRPVEIISRLEEECIKSQASIAKTLRESDTSFTSVMGAAVSRQNFSINLLPADIKARLNWQRLKKERVKCISLVLLIIAFSFGLFVKHIYDKQRLLKTLEQKIATLLPEATMREKISSRLEIIREQLKSKVFTAQLIKEIYTIIPDKIYLNSLSIQKDEILIIKGQADKLSNVFTLVGALEKSTYFQDVRVRYATKRKVKTVEITDFQIDCPLKDSE; encoded by the coding sequence ATGAAGAGATTAAAAGCCAAGAAGAATGTCTTTAGCAGCGTCGAGCTGAATCATGACTCGATTAAAATTGCTCAGGCAGAGTCAATTTTAGGAAAACCAAAATTTACCCATCTTTTTTACTCCCGCGTCGGCGACCTATCTAAGAAAGAAACTCAAGGCAAGATTAGGAGCCTCTTAAGCAAGGAGCAAATCGAAATTACAAATTGCCTTCTTTGTCTGCCTCGCCACAACGTAACAACCCGCTATCTTAAGCTGCCCAGTTTAGAAGAGCAAGAGATTGAAAAGATGCTTATGCTTCAAATCCCTAAATTGCTTCCTTATGCACCGGGAGAAATACTATCCAGTTACAAAAAGATTACTTCTGATAGTGAAGGTTATACTTATTGTATTGTGATTTTAGCCCAAGAAAATCTAGTAAGGCGTTATCTTTCGTTTCTTAAGGCCATAGGCATAGAGGCCTCAAGTGTTATTTTAAGTTCAGAAGTATGTGCTCACTGGCTAAGATTTATTAATAAAGTGAACATTAAAAATGAGACGATTGTTCTTATTGATGTCGATACGAGTAGTGTTGATATTATGATTATAAATGGGGGAGAACTAATTTTTACTCGTAGTTTTTCACGCGAATTACAAGATACGCAAGGTCTATCCTGGCAGAATAAACTTCAGGATGAGATAAGGCGTACATTGGAGACTGCTGAAAAGGAAATAGGTAAGCAGAATATAACTCGCCTTATCTTAAGCGGCAGCCGTTTAGCCACAAAGGATACGGATAAGGCATTATCCGAAAATTTTTCTCGTCCTGTAGAAATTATCTCTAGACTTGAGGAGGAATGTATTAAGTCGCAGGCCTCAATAGCAAAGACCTTACGAGAATCAGATACCTCCTTTACCTCAGTTATGGGAGCTGCAGTTAGCAGGCAGAATTTTTCTATAAATCTTTTACCTGCGGATATTAAGGCCAGGCTAAATTGGCAAAGGCTAAAAAAGGAACGAGTCAAATGTATATCTTTAGTTCTATTAATTATTGCATTTTCTTTTGGTCTCTTTGTTAAACATATTTATGATAAACAGAGGCTCTTAAAAACATTAGAGCAGAAGATAGCAACATTATTGCCAGAAGCCACTATGAGAGAGAAGATAAGTTCACGCCTGGAGATAATACGCGAGCAGTTAAAATCAAAGGTTTTTACCGCCCAGCTTATAAAAGAAATATACACTATCATTCCTGACAAGATATATTTAAATAGCCTTAGTATTCAAAAAGATGAGATTTTGATAATAAAGGGGCAGGCCGATAAATTATCTAATGTCTTTACTCTTGTAGGGGCCTTGGAAAAAAGTACATATTTCCAAGACGTACGCGTGCGTTATGCTACGAAGAGAAAAGTCAAAACAGTTGAAATTACGGATTTTCAGATAGATTGTCCCCTAAAGGATAGCGAATAG
- the gspG gene encoding type II secretion system major pseudopilin GspG, producing the protein MRKSNSGFTLIELMLVVIIIGVLVSMVLPRLAGRSEQARIAAAGADINANIATALDMYELDNGRYPTTEQGLRTLVVESDVSPLPNNWHGPYLKKIPQDPWKRAYVYKSPGDHSQDYDLSSLGPDGIESADDITSWQSEISP; encoded by the coding sequence ATGCGCAAGAGTAATAGTGGCTTTACGTTGATCGAATTAATGCTCGTTGTAATCATCATCGGCGTCCTTGTTTCTATGGTTCTGCCGCGTCTTGCCGGAAGGTCAGAACAAGCAAGGATTGCGGCAGCAGGCGCGGATATAAATGCCAATATAGCTACAGCCTTAGATATGTATGAGCTTGACAACGGAAGATATCCTACGACAGAACAGGGTTTAAGGACATTGGTTGTTGAATCGGATGTTTCGCCCCTACCTAACAATTGGCACGGGCCTTATCTGAAAAAGATACCCCAAGATCCATGGAAAAGAGCTTATGTATACAAATCTCCCGGAGACCACAGCCAGGATTACGATCTATCCAGTTTAGGGCCTGACGGGATCGAAAGCGCTGATGATATTACCAGCTGGCAAAGTGAGATCTCTCCATAA
- a CDS encoding prepilin-type N-terminal cleavage/methylation domain-containing protein, giving the protein MRSLHKNKFAFTLIELLLVVAVLSVMVGISLPAFKKTYNRLNLENIALNILSTARYARAKAIVESRIYRLNFDIEDKSYSLSTESDDKIEGFQPISGRFGKIAQITDDINIKTSADHVNFYPSGDSDEIIVVLKNTDGRVYTIGKSGVFGEFKIIEEKE; this is encoded by the coding sequence GTGAGATCTCTCCATAAAAATAAATTCGCCTTCACGTTAATTGAACTTCTATTGGTTGTAGCGGTTCTTTCCGTAATGGTTGGAATTAGTCTGCCTGCATTCAAAAAAACATATAACCGTCTGAATTTAGAAAATATTGCCCTTAATATTTTAAGTACTGCGCGCTATGCTCGGGCTAAGGCAATTGTCGAGTCAAGGATTTATCGTCTAAATTTTGATATCGAAGATAAGAGTTACTCACTCAGCACAGAAAGCGATGACAAAATCGAAGGCTTCCAGCCTATTAGTGGTCGCTTCGGAAAGATAGCTCAGATAACAGACGATATCAACATTAAGACCTCAGCAGATCATGTCAATTTTTATCCAAGCGGAGATTCTGATGAAATAATAGTTGTTCTTAAAAATACTGATGGCAGAGTCTATACAATAGGAAAGTCAGGGGTCTTTGGCGAATTTAAGATTATTGAGGAAAAAGAATAG
- a CDS encoding thermonuclease family protein, which yields MLRQTISRVVLIVLFFFLSFLVGCQPCPFQKQINAKVAEVIDGDTIELADGRLVRYIGIDTPELSERIGEDWIEKNEPFAQSAKLLNEELVKAKTVRLEFDRERTDKYGRLLAYCFVDNTFVNEIILEQGFALLYLIAPNIKYSEILVAAQGKARDNNRGLWQEELFLRAEEAHRFIGNIATVEGEVLDVVKSRKVIYLNFDRDYRTDFTVVIFQGDLSTFLAAGISPERYKGRVIRVFGKIKEYNGPEIVVGHPSQIEIIR from the coding sequence ATGTTGAGGCAGACTATAAGCAGAGTTGTTTTGATAGTATTATTCTTTTTCTTAAGTTTTTTAGTTGGCTGCCAGCCGTGTCCTTTTCAAAAACAGATAAATGCCAAGGTCGCTGAAGTTATTGACGGCGATACTATAGAGCTGGCAGATGGTAGACTGGTTAGATATATAGGGATTGATACGCCAGAACTAAGCGAGCGAATAGGTGAAGACTGGATTGAAAAGAACGAACCTTTTGCCCAAAGCGCTAAATTGTTAAATGAAGAACTAGTAAAGGCAAAGACTGTAAGGCTAGAATTTGATAGAGAGCGCACTGATAAATACGGTAGATTGCTGGCATATTGTTTTGTAGATAATACATTTGTTAACGAAATTATCTTAGAGCAGGGGTTTGCTCTTTTGTATTTAATAGCTCCTAATATAAAATATTCAGAGATACTGGTAGCTGCTCAAGGCAAGGCGCGTGATAACAACAGGGGCCTATGGCAGGAAGAACTTTTCCTTAGAGCAGAAGAGGCGCATCGCTTTATCGGCAATATTGCCACTGTAGAGGGTGAAGTTCTGGATGTGGTAAAGTCTAGGAAAGTTATATATTTAAATTTTGATCGTGATTACCGGACTGATTTCACTGTGGTTATTTTTCAAGGCGACTTATCGACATTCCTCGCCGCTGGCATAAGCCCCGAAAGATATAAGGGCAGGGTTATCAGGGTCTTTGGTAAAATCAAGGAGTATAACGGACCAGAAATAGTTGTTGGACATCCGTCACAGATTGAAATTATTCGTTGA
- a CDS encoding type II secretion system F family protein produces the protein MPTFTYKAKLGPSKLEQGSIEAENQEQAIKKISDLGLFPVEVRPYKQSKNISLFARFGQRNKIKNQEVISLTRQLASLLEAGLNILPALNAIKSQLVMPALVSLVDDIAQNVKDGASFSESLSHHKDIFSSLYINVVRSGELSGRLNHVLDTLADFLEKGEDLRQRIISALVYPVLVLAVGILTVAVLLIFVIPRIGVMFEDMGQVLPLPTQIVVGISSMIVNYFFVFFAIIVVLFFFINKRIKTKEGRIFVDRSKLKTPLLGMFIRKQHIVQFSRTLSLLLASGIPIVTALELVANTLSNGMIRQEVKTMSTAIREGASLSTSIKESKYFPAFVSSIIAVAEESGSLDRSLARLASSFERDVERIIKTFTVALEPTLIFLIGLVVGFIVIAMLLPIFQINLIVG, from the coding sequence ATGCCTACATTTACCTACAAGGCAAAATTAGGTCCCAGCAAATTAGAACAAGGCTCAATCGAGGCTGAAAATCAAGAACAGGCAATTAAGAAGATAAGTGATTTAGGGCTGTTTCCTGTAGAGGTACGGCCTTATAAGCAGTCAAAGAATATATCTTTATTCGCTAGGTTTGGACAGAGAAACAAGATTAAAAATCAGGAAGTTATTAGCTTGACCCGCCAGTTAGCAAGCCTCTTGGAAGCTGGATTAAATATCCTCCCAGCCCTTAATGCCATAAAAAGCCAATTAGTAATGCCTGCTTTAGTTTCTCTCGTTGATGATATTGCCCAAAATGTAAAAGATGGTGCATCATTCTCCGAAAGTCTAAGCCACCATAAAGATATTTTCTCTAGCCTTTATATCAATGTTGTAAGAAGCGGCGAATTGAGTGGAAGGTTAAATCACGTATTAGATACCTTAGCTGATTTTTTAGAAAAAGGCGAAGATCTACGTCAGAGAATAATCTCTGCTTTAGTTTATCCTGTATTGGTTTTGGCAGTAGGCATTTTAACAGTAGCAGTCCTTTTGATTTTTGTCATTCCGCGTATCGGGGTAATGTTTGAGGATATGGGTCAGGTGTTGCCTCTTCCCACACAGATAGTCGTGGGTATAAGCTCAATGATAGTAAATTATTTTTTTGTTTTTTTTGCAATTATAGTAGTTTTATTTTTCTTCATTAATAAGAGGATTAAAACAAAAGAAGGTAGAATTTTTGTTGACCGCAGCAAACTCAAAACTCCTCTTTTAGGGATGTTCATTCGTAAACAACACATCGTTCAATTTTCTCGCACCTTATCTCTACTCTTAGCAAGCGGTATTCCAATTGTGACTGCCTTAGAGCTGGTGGCTAATACCTTATCTAACGGAATGATCAGGCAAGAGGTAAAGACAATGTCTACTGCAATACGCGAGGGAGCTAGTCTTTCAACCTCAATAAAGGAGAGCAAATATTTTCCTGCATTCGTCTCCAGTATTATTGCCGTTGCAGAAGAATCAGGAAGTTTAGATAGGTCGCTTGCGCGTTTAGCAAGCAGTTTTGAGCGTGATGTAGAAAGGATTATTAAGACATTTACCGTAGCCTTAGAGCCAACACTCATTTTCCTCATTGGTTTAGTTGTTGGTTTTATAGTAATAGCAATGCTGCTTCCAATTTTCCAGATTAACTTGATTGTGGGTTGA
- a CDS encoding type II secretion system GspH family protein codes for MTKQIFKRFRGFLNQNSYSRLRDKARAGFLLIEVLITVVVLGTAIVFIVQALSSSLFAARRASLYTEALMLMDELNWDVKLETYSQPFLSRGDFPKSSKVSKGKTDFNLRQELFLTDFPNLSEMVLTVSWTKGEFSTSTYVLTAQVEE; via the coding sequence ATGACTAAGCAGATTTTTAAGCGATTCCGTGGGTTTTTAAATCAGAACTCTTATAGTAGGTTAAGGGATAAGGCAAGAGCTGGTTTTCTTTTGATTGAAGTGTTGATAACTGTAGTAGTTCTAGGTACGGCGATTGTATTTATTGTTCAGGCATTAAGCTCTTCTCTTTTTGCTGCAAGACGAGCCTCTCTTTATACAGAGGCATTGATGTTAATGGATGAACTCAACTGGGATGTCAAGTTAGAAACCTACTCCCAACCTTTTCTAAGTAGAGGGGATTTCCCTAAAAGCTCTAAAGTTTCTAAAGGTAAAACAGACTTTAATTTGAGGCAAGAATTATTTTTAACGGATTTTCCTAATCTTTCAGAGATGGTTTTGACTGTCTCCTGGACAAAGGGAGAATTCTCAACATCGACGTATGTGCTGACGGCACAAGTAGAAGAGTGA
- a CDS encoding type 4a pilus biogenesis protein PilO, which yields MKLISQLSKREKNIFYFTILIIAFSLIFKFILLPLFNLNQRLTQEVKAKEIELVRARRLSKGGSVQSQYDAFIAAIKMGESQDLEMARLLSEIESIAKEAGVNILNLRPHEIEDKRFYKRFLIELKSEGTSQQILRFIFSLESSQLLLRIEKFNLSSRISKGNLLNATLTVSRVAIP from the coding sequence ATGAAATTGATAAGTCAGCTGTCGAAAAGAGAAAAGAACATTTTTTATTTTACTATATTAATTATTGCCTTTAGCCTGATATTCAAATTTATCTTGTTGCCTTTGTTTAATTTAAATCAGAGATTAACACAAGAGGTTAAAGCAAAAGAGATAGAACTGGTAAGGGCGAGGCGACTTTCTAAAGGCGGATCAGTGCAAAGTCAATATGATGCATTCATTGCTGCGATTAAGATGGGTGAAAGCCAGGATTTGGAAATGGCCCGCTTACTTTCTGAAATAGAGTCAATAGCCAAAGAGGCAGGTGTGAATATCTTGAATTTAAGACCTCATGAGATAGAAGATAAGAGGTTTTATAAGAGATTTCTCATTGAATTAAAGTCTGAAGGAACAAGCCAGCAAATTTTAAGATTTATATTTTCGTTAGAATCCTCACAACTCCTGTTGAGGATTGAGAAGTTTAACCTCAGCTCAAGAATCTCTAAGGGGAATCTCCTTAATGCCACATTAACCGTCTCTAGAGTGGCAATTCCTTAA
- a CDS encoding AAA family ATPase, whose product MSYFSQLGLTQEPFSTSPDPEFLYHSLGHETALRRLEISIRLRRGLSLIVGDIGTGKTTLSRTLFQVFKNEPDFIFHLILDPNYKTEFQFLSSLIKMLGIHPNFKSTLDYKESLKDYLFAKGVEENKTIILLIDEGQKLTPDHLEILRSLLNYETNEYKLLQLVIMSQMELLPRLRRAKNFTDRIALKYIINPLGENETKQMIEFRLHQAGFDKGASLFSEEAMRLIYEYTQGYPRKITLLCHDALELLIMKEKRIVDRGIVEEIINRESFLNG is encoded by the coding sequence ATGAGCTATTTTAGCCAACTTGGCCTAACCCAGGAACCATTTTCGACAAGCCCAGATCCTGAATTTCTTTATCATTCCCTAGGTCACGAGACTGCCTTGAGGCGGCTTGAGATCTCCATACGCTTACGCAGAGGATTAAGTCTTATTGTCGGTGATATTGGCACAGGAAAGACCACTCTTAGCCGCACCCTCTTTCAGGTATTTAAGAATGAGCCAGACTTTATTTTTCACCTCATACTAGATCCTAATTACAAAACTGAATTTCAATTTCTTTCTTCATTGATTAAGATGTTGGGGATACACCCGAATTTTAAGTCCACGCTGGATTATAAGGAGTCACTAAAGGATTATCTATTCGCAAAAGGTGTAGAGGAAAACAAGACAATAATTTTATTAATTGATGAGGGGCAGAAGTTGACTCCGGATCACCTTGAGATTCTAAGGAGCCTGCTTAATTATGAAACCAATGAGTATAAACTATTACAACTTGTGATTATGTCTCAAATGGAACTCTTACCACGTTTAAGAAGGGCGAAGAATTTCACTGACCGTATAGCCTTAAAATACATAATTAATCCCCTGGGCGAGAACGAGACAAAACAGATGATTGAATTTAGATTACATCAGGCGGGATTTGATAAAGGAGCCAGCCTCTTTAGTGAAGAGGCGATGCGATTAATCTATGAATATACTCAAGGTTATCCGCGCAAGATTACTCTTCTTTGCCATGACGCATTGGAACTTTTGATCATGAAAGAAAAGAGAATAGTAGATAGAGGAATTGTTGAAGAGATTATAAACAGAGAGTCTTTTTTAAATGGATAG
- a CDS encoding ABC transporter ATP-binding protein, giving the protein MPEEIVEINNLTKYYNRRLNLFSLEKVQALDALNLTIYKGDIFALLGPNGAGKTTTLNIIAGLLRQSGGEVKVFGENFNVHSDELRCKIGYLSEENILPDYVSVKELLEFLANIFGQNSALRKKRIEYLIEIFNLEGLLKKHIHLLSSGQKRIIGVACALINEPDLLILDEPTVYLDPLAVKHLSNIIISLKDEGKTVIVSSHILSQVEKLCNRLAIIKDGKLKLSAKTEDVLSQRSLDDVFLEVTS; this is encoded by the coding sequence ATGCCGGAAGAAATTGTAGAGATTAATAATTTAACTAAGTATTACAATAGACGTCTTAATCTATTCTCCCTAGAAAAGGTCCAAGCCCTGGATGCCTTGAATCTGACGATATACAAAGGTGATATCTTTGCCCTTCTCGGACCAAACGGAGCCGGCAAGACCACCACCCTAAATATAATTGCCGGATTGCTAAGGCAATCAGGAGGCGAGGTTAAGGTTTTTGGTGAGAATTTTAATGTACATAGTGATGAGCTTAGATGCAAAATTGGCTACTTGTCAGAAGAAAATATATTACCGGATTATGTCTCAGTAAAAGAACTTTTGGAATTTTTGGCTAATATCTTTGGTCAAAACTCTGCTCTTAGAAAAAAACGCATAGAATATTTAATTGAAATTTTCAACCTCGAAGGTCTACTTAAAAAGCATATCCACCTTCTTTCTAGCGGCCAGAAAAGAATTATAGGTGTTGCCTGCGCGCTTATTAATGAGCCAGACTTGTTAATTCTGGATGAGCCCACAGTATATTTAGACCCACTTGCCGTCAAACATTTAAGCAATATCATTATCAGCCTAAAAGATGAAGGCAAAACCGTTATTGTTAGCTCTCATATCTTAAGCCAGGTAGAGAAGCTATGTAATCGTTTGGCTATAATCAAAGATGGCAAACTGAAATTATCTGCCAAAACAGAAGATGTGTTAAGCCAGCGCTCTTTAGATGATGTATTCCTTGAGGTAACCTCTTAA
- a CDS encoding MerR family transcriptional regulator produces MVRNIYLLKDLARITGYSTHTIKYYLKIGLIKEFGRSPETNFRYFTDNTVKLLGYIRQLRKEKKSIACIKEIIKHKKYTK; encoded by the coding sequence ATGGTTCGCAACATATATCTATTAAAAGACTTAGCAAGAATTACAGGCTATTCAACGCATACTATAAAATATTATCTTAAAATTGGTCTTATTAAGGAGTTTGGCCGTAGCCCGGAAACTAACTTCCGTTATTTTACAGACAATACAGTTAAACTCCTAGGTTATATTCGGCAACTGCGTAAAGAAAAAAAATCCATTGCGTGCATAAAAGAAATTATTAAACATAAAAAGTATACTAAGTAG
- a CDS encoding general secretion pathway protein GspK: MDYIKPYKKVNNKALILIVALWIVAILTLLAIGLAHRISIELHLIRFSRDRLKACSALEAAVQSAAYIIAQDINGYDSMNEIWANGIWDEFNESIFKDVKLKQAVFSIIHKVDDETGVLSLLYGLSDEQARLNINTATANHLQTFFLEAEIENSREISASILDWIDEDEITSFDGAEDDYYTGLDMPYHCKNAPLSSIEELLFIKGMDPDKFEKIKPFITVYGDGKININTVSELLLSSLLISRGTLDSTARKLAGEVVDYRLGDDGEIGTVDDRIFEKFQDIVLALSSQTSLGEFAKCADIIKFNSSFFRADIWAQSLNKVAQKRALCILEKDRAAVKMPKVVKWQEY, translated from the coding sequence ATGGATTACATAAAGCCGTATAAAAAAGTTAACAATAAGGCCTTGATTCTAATTGTTGCCTTATGGATCGTAGCTATTCTGACTTTATTGGCTATTGGCCTGGCACATCGCATATCTATTGAGCTTCATCTGATTAGATTCTCTCGTGACAGATTAAAGGCCTGCTCTGCCTTAGAGGCTGCAGTACAATCAGCAGCTTATATCATCGCCCAAGATATAAATGGTTACGACAGCATGAACGAGATCTGGGCTAATGGTATATGGGATGAATTTAACGAGTCAATCTTTAAGGATGTCAAGCTTAAACAGGCTGTATTTAGCATAATACATAAAGTAGATGATGAAACTGGCGTCCTATCTTTACTCTATGGGCTTAGCGATGAGCAGGCGAGGCTGAATATCAATACCGCTACGGCCAATCACTTGCAGACATTTTTTCTAGAAGCTGAAATAGAGAATTCCAGAGAAATATCCGCTTCCATTTTAGATTGGATTGATGAGGATGAGATTACATCTTTTGACGGAGCTGAGGATGATTACTATACTGGCCTGGATATGCCTTATCATTGTAAAAACGCACCCTTATCTAGCATTGAAGAATTATTATTTATTAAAGGCATGGATCCTGATAAATTTGAAAAAATTAAACCCTTTATAACTGTTTATGGTGATGGTAAAATAAATATTAATACTGTAAGTGAGCTCCTCTTGAGTTCCCTGCTTATTAGTCGCGGAACTTTGGATTCGACTGCCAGGAAATTAGCTGGTGAGGTTGTTGATTATAGGCTTGGCGATGATGGTGAGATCGGAACTGTAGATGATAGAATTTTTGAAAAGTTCCAAGATATTGTTTTGGCCTTGAGTAGCCAAACTTCTTTGGGTGAGTTTGCTAAGTGCGCGGATATAATTAAGTTCAACTCCAGTTTTTTTCGGGCAGATATTTGGGCCCAGTCTTTAAATAAAGTTGCTCAGAAGAGGGCATTGTGTATATTAGAGAAAGACCGAGCAGCAGTAAAGATGCCCAAGGTAGTTAAATGGCAAGAGTATTAA
- a CDS encoding sodium-dependent transporter has translation MSKNFLSKSRKRDSWGSRLGIIMAVAGSAVGLGNFLRFPAKAAANGGGAFMIPYFVSLLLLGIPLMWIEWTLGRYGGGFGHGTAPGIFHSVWQKNRFIKYFGVIGIFGPLVIFIYYSYIASWTLGYSIFALTGKYAAAVNQEAMQSFLRGYQGLEANQYFASIAPAYIFFLITFFVNIGIIYRGIRGGVEKLCKIAMPILFLCGFVLMLRVLTLGTPDPTRPSWNIVNGLGFLWNPDLSALTSAKVWLEAAGQVFFTLSVGIGVILTYASYLSKGDDIALSGLSAVSTNEFAEVILGASIIIPAAFVFFGPDSVSKIAQSGVFNLGFVTMPLILAKIPFPFIFGFIWFFLLFLAGITSSVSLAQPAVAFLEDEFNITRKKAVILFGITVFILSHAAIFFLKYGVVDELDFWGGTFFLVLFATVEAILFGWVFGIDKAWEEIHHGAEMKVPKVYKFVIKYVTPLFLLLVLGVWFFQEWLPIIFMQNISSVNRPYILFTRLGLLVMLFVLVALVKIAWKRKRQEVTV, from the coding sequence ATGAGTAAAAATTTCTTATCTAAATCTCGTAAGCGTGATAGTTGGGGGTCGCGTCTGGGTATTATTATGGCTGTTGCCGGAAGCGCTGTGGGCCTGGGTAATTTCTTAAGGTTTCCTGCCAAGGCAGCTGCAAATGGCGGCGGCGCATTTATGATTCCCTACTTTGTATCCTTGCTATTATTGGGCATTCCCTTAATGTGGATAGAATGGACATTAGGCCGTTATGGCGGCGGATTCGGTCATGGCACTGCTCCTGGAATCTTTCACAGCGTTTGGCAGAAAAACCGGTTTATAAAATATTTTGGCGTAATCGGCATTTTCGGGCCATTGGTAATCTTTATCTATTATTCTTATATTGCATCTTGGACGCTGGGTTATAGCATCTTTGCCTTAACCGGAAAATATGCTGCTGCAGTCAATCAAGAGGCAATGCAGAGTTTCCTGCGAGGCTATCAGGGGCTTGAGGCTAACCAATATTTTGCCAGTATCGCACCTGCCTATATATTTTTCCTCATTACCTTTTTTGTCAATATTGGCATTATCTATAGAGGTATAAGAGGCGGCGTTGAGAAATTATGCAAGATTGCGATGCCTATTCTTTTTCTTTGTGGTTTTGTGCTCATGCTCAGAGTTCTGACATTAGGGACACCAGATCCAACCCGGCCTAGCTGGAATATAGTTAACGGTCTTGGTTTTTTATGGAATCCAGATCTTTCTGCTTTAACCTCAGCAAAGGTTTGGCTTGAAGCTGCAGGCCAGGTTTTCTTTACCTTAAGTGTAGGAATAGGCGTCATACTCACCTATGCCAGTTACTTATCCAAAGGCGATGATATCGCGCTTTCTGGACTTTCTGCAGTTAGTACTAATGAATTTGCTGAGGTTATCTTAGGGGCGAGCATAATTATTCCCGCGGCATTTGTATTTTTTGGTCCAGATTCGGTAAGTAAGATTGCCCAGTCAGGAGTGTTCAATTTAGGTTTTGTTACCATGCCTCTGATATTAGCTAAGATTCCATTTCCCTTTATCTTTGGCTTTATTTGGTTTTTTCTCTTGTTTCTTGCTGGGATTACCTCAAGTGTTTCCTTGGCTCAGCCGGCGGTTGCCTTCTTAGAAGATGAGTTTAATATTACTCGCAAGAAAGCAGTAATATTATTTGGAATAACAGTGTTTATCTTAAGCCATGCGGCAATATTTTTCTTAAAATATGGCGTTGTGGATGAGCTGGACTTCTGGGGAGGAACTTTCTTTTTGGTTTTGTTCGCTACGGTTGAGGCCATCCTCTTTGGCTGGGTATTTGGCATAGATAAGGCCTGGGAGGAGATTCATCATGGGGCAGAAATGAAGGTTCCCAAGGTTTATAAATTTGTAATTAAATACGTTACACCTTTATTTTTACTTCTTGTACTCGGTGTTTGGTTCTTTCAAGAATGGCTTCCGATTATCTTCATGCAGAATATCTCTAGTGTTAATAGGCCTTATATCCTTTTCACTAGGCTGGGTTTATTGGTGATGCTTTTTGTATTGGTTGCGTTAGTAAAGATTGCCTGGAAGAGGAAAAGGCAGGAAGTTACAGTTTAG